The following proteins are encoded in a genomic region of Leifsonia psychrotolerans:
- a CDS encoding enoyl-CoA hydratase family protein — MSITSTVHGQGIRIVTMNYPPVNALPTAAWFAIADAMNEASADPETRVVILRAEGRGFNAGVDIKEMQKTNGHTALIAANRGCYEAFKAIYECKVPVISAVNGFCVGGGVGLVGNSDVIIASDDAYFGVPEVDRGALGAATHLSRLVPAHQLRAMYYTSRTITATRLESFGSVQAVVPRDQLDETALAFAAEIAAKDPRVIRAAKEALNGIDPIDVNRSYRFEQGFTFELNLAGVADEHRDAFVTTGEKLTT, encoded by the coding sequence GTGAGCATCACCTCCACCGTCCACGGCCAGGGCATTCGCATCGTCACGATGAACTACCCTCCGGTCAATGCGCTGCCCACCGCAGCCTGGTTCGCCATCGCCGACGCGATGAACGAAGCAAGCGCTGACCCCGAGACCCGCGTGGTGATCCTGCGCGCCGAGGGTCGCGGATTCAATGCGGGCGTCGATATCAAGGAAATGCAGAAGACGAACGGCCACACCGCTCTCATCGCAGCGAACCGCGGCTGCTACGAGGCCTTCAAGGCCATCTACGAGTGCAAGGTCCCCGTCATCTCCGCCGTCAACGGCTTCTGTGTCGGTGGCGGCGTCGGACTGGTCGGCAACAGTGACGTCATCATTGCGTCTGACGATGCCTACTTCGGTGTGCCCGAAGTCGACCGTGGGGCGCTCGGCGCCGCCACCCACCTCTCCCGTCTCGTTCCCGCACACCAACTCCGGGCGATGTACTACACGAGCCGCACGATCACCGCAACGAGGCTGGAATCCTTCGGCTCAGTGCAGGCCGTGGTGCCGCGTGACCAACTCGACGAGACCGCACTCGCGTTCGCCGCCGAGATCGCGGCGAAGGATCCGCGCGTCATCCGTGCCGCCAAGGAAGCACTCAACGGCATCGATCCGATCGACGTGAACCGCAGCTACCGCTTCGAGCAGGGCTTCACCTTCGAGCTCAATCTCGCGGGCGTCGCCGACGAACACCGCGATGCATTCGTGACGACCGGCGAGAAACTGACAACGTGA
- a CDS encoding CoA transferase subunit A: MTGKLRELADVAGLITDGMTIGIGGWGSRRKPLALLGEVVRSGAKNLTIVSFGGPDVGVLCRTGQARTIVHAFVSLDSIAVDPHFAAARQAGRIVNDELDEAMLVSGLRAAGHRLPFEVTRAGLGSDAVTMNPRLRTITSPYADGEELLAMPAIPLDLALVHLNRADARGNAQCLGPDPYFDDLFALAARTTIVSAEQIMPTAELTERESVRTLLLNRTMVDHVVHAPGGAGFTSCLPDYGRDEGAQREYANTAHSDAAWQAFARGLGARADLGA, encoded by the coding sequence GTGACCGGCAAGCTTCGGGAGCTCGCCGACGTCGCCGGCCTGATCACCGACGGAATGACGATCGGGATCGGTGGCTGGGGTTCGCGCCGCAAACCCCTTGCTCTCCTCGGCGAAGTCGTGCGTTCCGGGGCGAAGAACCTCACGATCGTGAGCTTCGGCGGCCCCGATGTCGGAGTGCTGTGTCGCACCGGTCAGGCACGCACGATCGTGCACGCCTTCGTCTCGCTCGACTCCATCGCCGTCGATCCGCATTTCGCTGCGGCACGGCAGGCGGGGCGCATCGTGAACGACGAACTCGATGAGGCCATGTTGGTGTCGGGCCTGCGTGCCGCGGGCCACCGGCTGCCGTTCGAGGTGACGCGCGCGGGGCTCGGCTCGGATGCCGTCACAATGAACCCCCGGCTACGCACCATCACATCGCCGTACGCCGACGGCGAGGAATTGCTCGCGATGCCCGCGATCCCGCTCGATCTTGCGCTCGTGCACCTGAATCGGGCCGACGCGCGCGGAAACGCACAGTGCCTCGGACCCGATCCCTACTTCGATGACCTGTTCGCCCTCGCTGCACGCACCACAATCGTCAGCGCCGAGCAGATCATGCCGACCGCGGAACTCACCGAGCGTGAGTCCGTGCGCACCCTTCTGCTCAACCGCACCATGGTCGACCACGTCGTCCATGCCCCCGGTGGCGCCGGATTCACGAGTTGTCTTCCTGACTATGGTCGCGACGAGGGTGCGCAGCGAGAGTATGCCAACACCGCACACTCCGACGCGGCGTGGCAGGCTTTCGCCCGCGGGCTCGGCGCACGAGCGGATCTCGGCGCATGA
- a CDS encoding CoA-transferase subunit beta, translating into MSAASRAEIAATACGDLFFGSGEILASPIGIIPGIGARLARLTHSPELLLSDGEATLFADTPAIDEPFREPEGYLPYRALFDLIASGRRHVIMGAAQIDRHGNQNLSAIGPREQPTRQLLGARAAATNTVNHPTSYWVARHAPRVFVERVDVVTGVGTDRGTFRFHQLGRIITNLGVFDLGGPGGTMRIVSLHPTVTLSEVQTATGFALAIPNDIPETRIPSLEELRLIRETIDPRTLREREVPTP; encoded by the coding sequence ATGAGCGCCGCATCCCGCGCGGAAATCGCCGCAACCGCCTGTGGTGACCTGTTTTTCGGCAGCGGTGAGATCCTGGCGAGTCCGATCGGCATCATCCCCGGCATCGGCGCCCGCCTCGCCCGTCTCACGCATTCTCCCGAGCTTCTGCTCAGCGATGGCGAAGCCACGCTCTTCGCCGATACTCCCGCCATCGACGAGCCATTCCGGGAGCCCGAAGGCTACCTGCCCTACCGCGCGCTCTTCGACCTGATTGCGAGCGGTCGCCGCCACGTCATCATGGGCGCCGCTCAGATCGACCGGCACGGCAACCAGAATCTCTCGGCCATCGGCCCCCGCGAGCAGCCGACCCGTCAACTCCTCGGGGCGCGCGCCGCAGCGACGAACACCGTGAACCACCCGACGAGCTATTGGGTGGCCCGGCACGCACCCCGTGTCTTCGTCGAGCGCGTCGACGTCGTGACCGGTGTCGGCACCGACCGCGGCACCTTCCGGTTCCACCAGCTCGGCCGCATCATCACAAACCTCGGCGTGTTTGATCTGGGCGGGCCGGGCGGCACCATGCGCATCGTCAGTCTGCATCCGACGGTTACCCTGAGCGAGGTACAGACGGCCACCGGGTTTGCGCTGGCCATACCGAACGACATCCCCGAGACCCGCATCCCGAGCCTCGAAGAGCTCCGTTTGATCCGAGAGACTATTGATCCCCGCACCCTTCGCGAACGAGAGGTCCCCACGCCGTGA
- a CDS encoding NAD(P)H-dependent flavin oxidoreductase, with translation MSIPQVIRTRLTELTGVDHPIVQTGMGWVSGARLVSATANAGGLGFLASATMTIEELERSIEEVLERTDRPFGVNLRADAGDASARAELLIRKGVKVASFALAPKRELIEKLKEHGIVVIPSIGAVRHAEKVAAWGADAVMIQGGEGGGHTGAIPTSILIPSVVSAVDIPVIAAGGFYDGRGLASALASGAVGIGMGTRFLLTSDSAVPDEIKRRYLEADLAGTVVTTKADGMPHRLLRTEFITELEQQSGVKHLLSTARRSLEFKKLSGLSWPEFVRDGAAMKQASGRSLAQMALAANTPMLLKAGLVDGDTQAGMLAAGQVVGLIDDLPSCDELITRTVREAAGYLTAAAALLVH, from the coding sequence GTGAGCATTCCCCAAGTCATCCGCACCCGACTCACCGAACTCACCGGTGTGGATCACCCCATCGTGCAGACAGGAATGGGCTGGGTTTCCGGTGCCCGCCTCGTCTCGGCGACCGCGAACGCCGGCGGCCTCGGCTTCCTCGCCTCCGCCACCATGACGATCGAGGAGCTTGAGCGGTCGATCGAGGAGGTGCTCGAACGCACCGATCGTCCCTTCGGCGTGAATCTGCGTGCGGATGCGGGCGACGCGTCGGCGCGCGCCGAACTCCTCATTCGCAAGGGTGTCAAGGTGGCGTCATTCGCGCTGGCACCGAAGCGCGAACTGATTGAGAAGCTCAAGGAGCACGGCATTGTCGTGATTCCATCGATCGGGGCGGTGCGCCACGCCGAGAAAGTTGCGGCCTGGGGCGCCGACGCGGTGATGATTCAGGGGGGCGAGGGTGGCGGCCACACGGGTGCCATCCCCACCAGCATCCTCATCCCCTCGGTCGTTTCCGCCGTCGACATTCCTGTGATCGCGGCGGGTGGCTTCTACGACGGCCGCGGACTGGCCTCCGCGCTCGCCTCGGGTGCCGTCGGCATCGGCATGGGCACCCGCTTCCTCCTCACGAGCGACAGCGCCGTGCCCGACGAGATCAAGCGTCGCTACCTCGAGGCCGATCTTGCGGGCACCGTCGTCACGACGAAGGCGGACGGTATGCCCCACCGCCTGCTCCGCACCGAGTTCATCACCGAGCTTGAGCAGCAAAGCGGCGTCAAGCACCTCCTGTCGACCGCGCGCCGCTCGCTTGAGTTCAAGAAACTCTCGGGACTGTCGTGGCCCGAGTTCGTGCGTGACGGCGCAGCCATGAAGCAGGCCTCGGGGCGCAGTCTCGCGCAGATGGCGCTCGCTGCGAACACACCGATGCTACTCAAAGCCGGCCTCGTCGACGGTGACACCCAGGCGGGTATGCTCGCCGCCGGCCAGGTGGTCGGCTTGATCGATGATCTGCCGAGCTGCGACGAGCTGATCACCCGCACGGTGCGCGAGGCTGCGGGCTACCTCACGGCCGCAGCCGCACTGCTGGTGCATTAG
- a CDS encoding acetyl-CoA C-acetyltransferase: protein MTTAYIVDAVRSPVGKRGGSLSGIHSADLGAHSLTALVERTGVDPGAIDDVILGCTDTIGSQSGNIARSALLVAGFPEHVPGVTIDRQCGSSQQAVHFAAQAVMSGTNDLVIAGGVQNMSAIPISSAMLLGQQFGFSTPFAESPGWRERFGDQEVSQFHAAEMIAEKWGLSREAMEQFALESHQRAIAATDAGYFAAEIAPLNGLTFDEGPRRGTSLERMAALPTLSEGGRTTAAVASQISDASSAVLIASERALTEHGLTPRARIHHLSVRGADPVWMLTAPIPATAYALERSGLSIDDIDLFEVNEAFAAVVLAWMQETGVERDRVNVNGGGIALGHPIGATGTRLMTTMLNELERRGGRYALQTMCEGGGLANVTIIERLG, encoded by the coding sequence ATGACGACCGCATACATCGTTGACGCTGTTCGAAGCCCTGTGGGAAAGCGGGGCGGCAGCCTTTCGGGCATCCACTCGGCCGACCTCGGAGCCCACTCGCTCACGGCACTCGTCGAGCGCACCGGGGTGGACCCGGGCGCAATCGACGATGTGATTCTGGGCTGCACCGACACCATCGGGTCGCAATCGGGCAATATCGCCCGGTCGGCTCTTCTCGTGGCGGGCTTCCCCGAACACGTGCCCGGCGTCACGATCGACCGCCAGTGCGGCTCGAGCCAGCAAGCTGTGCACTTTGCGGCGCAAGCCGTGATGTCGGGGACGAATGACCTCGTCATCGCTGGAGGCGTGCAGAATATGTCGGCCATCCCGATCTCCTCGGCGATGCTCCTGGGTCAGCAATTTGGTTTCTCGACGCCGTTCGCCGAGTCGCCGGGATGGCGGGAGCGCTTCGGCGACCAGGAGGTTTCGCAGTTCCACGCCGCCGAGATGATCGCCGAGAAGTGGGGCCTCAGCCGCGAGGCCATGGAACAATTCGCGCTCGAGAGTCATCAGCGAGCAATTGCGGCCACGGACGCCGGCTATTTCGCCGCTGAGATCGCACCGCTGAACGGGCTGACCTTCGACGAGGGCCCGCGGCGCGGCACCAGCCTCGAGCGCATGGCAGCGCTTCCGACTCTCTCAGAGGGGGGCCGCACCACGGCCGCGGTCGCCTCGCAGATCAGCGACGCGTCGAGCGCGGTGCTCATCGCCTCCGAGCGCGCGCTCACCGAACACGGGCTCACCCCGCGCGCTCGAATTCACCACCTCTCGGTGCGCGGTGCGGATCCCGTATGGATGCTCACGGCACCGATCCCGGCGACGGCGTATGCACTCGAGCGTTCGGGTTTGTCGATCGATGACATCGACCTGTTTGAAGTGAACGAGGCGTTCGCCGCCGTCGTGCTTGCCTGGATGCAGGAGACGGGCGTTGAGCGGGATCGCGTGAACGTGAACGGTGGCGGCATCGCGCTCGGCCATCCGATCGGCGCCACCGGCACCCGTCTCATGACCACCATGCTCAACGAGCTGGAACGTCGCGGCGGCCGCTATGCCTTGCAGACGATGTGCGAGGGCGGGGGACTCGCCAACGTCACCATCATCGAGCGGCTCGGTTAG
- a CDS encoding SDR family oxidoreductase, translating to MIPRPTPDYVPAHGLLAGRRIVITAAAGAGIGSATALRCLEEGAALVVIGDTHPARLQAAHEELAGKFGADRVRSAVCDVTNEDQVQALLDVAEAEGPIDVMINNAGLGGTASILDMTDDEWQRVQDITLTGTFRCVRAVGRRMVAAGTAGVIVNNASVIGWRAQAGQAHYAAAKAGVMALTRSAAVDLAEHGIRVNAVSPSLAMHPFLEKVTTPELLQELKSREAFGRAAEPWEIANVMVFLASDYSSYMTGEVVSVSSQHA from the coding sequence ATGATTCCCCGCCCCACCCCCGACTACGTTCCCGCCCACGGCCTGCTTGCCGGCCGCCGCATCGTCATCACCGCTGCCGCGGGGGCGGGGATCGGATCGGCGACGGCGCTGCGCTGCCTCGAGGAAGGCGCAGCGCTCGTCGTGATCGGCGATACCCACCCGGCCCGGCTGCAGGCCGCGCATGAGGAACTCGCCGGGAAGTTCGGCGCCGATCGTGTGCGCTCGGCGGTCTGTGATGTCACGAACGAAGACCAGGTACAGGCGCTGCTCGACGTCGCCGAAGCCGAGGGGCCGATCGACGTCATGATCAACAACGCCGGACTCGGCGGCACCGCGTCGATCCTCGACATGACTGACGATGAGTGGCAGCGCGTGCAGGACATCACGCTCACCGGCACATTCCGCTGCGTGCGCGCCGTCGGTCGCCGCATGGTTGCGGCTGGGACCGCCGGTGTCATCGTGAACAACGCCTCCGTGATCGGCTGGCGTGCGCAGGCCGGGCAAGCACACTACGCGGCGGCGAAGGCCGGAGTGATGGCGCTTACCCGCTCGGCCGCTGTCGACCTGGCCGAGCACGGCATCCGAGTGAATGCCGTCTCGCCGAGCCTGGCCATGCACCCCTTCCTTGAAAAGGTGACCACCCCCGAGCTGCTCCAGGAGCTGAAGTCGCGCGAGGCCTTCGGGCGCGCGGCAGAGCCGTGGGAAATCGCCAATGTCATGGTTTTCCTCGCCAGCGACTACTCCTCATACATGACCGGAGAAGTCGTCTCGGTGAGTAGCCAGCACGCCTAA
- a CDS encoding acyl-CoA dehydrogenase family protein → MSLTTSAADEQLRADVRGWLESNLSGRFASLRGLGGSGKEHEAFEERLEWNRHLAAHGWSCVGWPEEFGGRGLSLAQQVIFHEEYAKSGAPGRVNHLGEELLGPTLIALGTPEQQARFLPGIVAVEELWCQGYSEPGAGSDLAAVSTRAVLDGGEWVINGQKVWTSLAQHADWCFVLARTGEGERKHDGLSYLLVPMRQPGVEVRPIIQLTGTSEFNEVFFDDAKTDGDCVVGEVGRGWSVAMATLGFERGVSTLAQQIGFRRELDGIIEQARANGALADPVLRDRIVQAHQGLEVIRLHALRTLGGEQGYDASVTKLLWAGWHRSLGELALDVVGPAGLTVGADYALTDEQALFLFSRSDTIYGGSDEIQRNVIAERVLGLPREARP, encoded by the coding sequence GTGAGCCTAACCACTTCAGCGGCAGACGAACAGCTCCGGGCGGATGTCCGGGGATGGCTCGAGAGCAACCTGTCCGGCCGTTTTGCGAGCCTGCGTGGCCTCGGCGGCTCGGGCAAAGAGCACGAGGCCTTCGAGGAGCGCCTCGAGTGGAATCGACACCTCGCCGCACACGGCTGGAGTTGCGTCGGCTGGCCTGAAGAGTTCGGCGGGCGCGGGCTGAGCCTCGCCCAGCAAGTGATCTTTCACGAGGAATACGCGAAGTCGGGTGCGCCCGGGCGCGTGAACCACCTCGGTGAAGAGTTGCTCGGCCCCACGCTGATTGCGCTCGGCACCCCCGAGCAGCAGGCCCGCTTCCTACCCGGGATCGTCGCGGTGGAGGAACTCTGGTGTCAGGGGTACTCCGAGCCCGGCGCCGGATCCGACCTGGCTGCGGTGTCGACCCGGGCCGTGCTCGACGGGGGCGAGTGGGTGATCAACGGCCAGAAGGTGTGGACCTCGCTGGCTCAGCACGCCGACTGGTGCTTCGTTCTTGCCCGCACGGGTGAGGGCGAGCGCAAGCATGACGGGTTGTCGTACCTCCTGGTGCCGATGCGTCAGCCCGGCGTCGAGGTGCGACCGATCATCCAGCTCACCGGCACGAGCGAATTCAACGAGGTCTTCTTCGACGATGCGAAGACCGACGGCGACTGCGTCGTCGGTGAGGTCGGCCGTGGCTGGTCGGTCGCGATGGCGACACTCGGCTTTGAGCGCGGCGTCTCCACACTGGCCCAGCAGATCGGCTTCCGACGGGAGCTCGATGGCATCATCGAGCAGGCACGAGCGAACGGGGCACTGGCTGATCCGGTGCTGCGTGATCGGATCGTGCAGGCACACCAGGGCCTCGAGGTGATTCGGTTGCACGCCCTGCGCACCCTCGGCGGCGAGCAGGGCTACGACGCCTCGGTCACCAAGCTGCTCTGGGCCGGCTGGCATCGCTCGCTCGGTGAGCTTGCACTGGATGTCGTCGGCCCGGCTGGGCTGACCGTGGGTGCGGACTACGCGCTCACGGACGAACAAGCACTCTTTCTCTTCAGTCGCTCCGACACCATTTACGGCGGATCCGACGAGATCCAACGCAACGTCATCGCCGAGCGCGTGCTCGGCCTACCCCGAGAGGCACGCCCATGA
- a CDS encoding enoyl-CoA hydratase gives MSAEHEPVVTYEVRDSVAFVRLNRPKYGNAQNSAVTYALDAAFIKATNDDQVAVIVLAGNGKNFCAGHDIGSPGRDVDQSFERKAVIWWDHVGASGVDSRFARESEVYLGMCRRWREIPKPMIAMVQGACIAGGLMLAWSCDFIVAADNAFFQDPVVQMGIPGVEYFAHPWVTNPRAAKEMLYTGDRMPAQRAYELGMVNHVVPAEDLETRTLEIARRMSGMPRLGLALTKKAVNQAEDLQGLRAGMDSVFGLHHAAHAHNAETHGDSLAGVDVKLIRNRAETT, from the coding sequence ATGTCTGCCGAACACGAGCCCGTCGTTACATACGAGGTCCGCGACAGCGTAGCGTTTGTGCGCCTGAACCGACCGAAATACGGAAACGCGCAGAACTCTGCCGTGACCTACGCCCTCGACGCCGCCTTCATCAAGGCCACCAACGATGATCAGGTCGCCGTAATCGTACTGGCTGGCAACGGCAAGAACTTCTGCGCCGGTCACGACATCGGTTCCCCGGGCCGCGACGTCGACCAGAGCTTTGAGCGCAAGGCCGTGATCTGGTGGGACCACGTCGGCGCATCCGGAGTCGACTCCCGCTTCGCGCGCGAGTCCGAGGTCTACCTTGGCATGTGCCGGCGCTGGCGCGAGATTCCCAAACCTATGATCGCGATGGTGCAGGGCGCCTGCATCGCCGGTGGCCTCATGCTCGCCTGGTCCTGCGACTTCATCGTCGCCGCCGACAACGCTTTCTTCCAGGATCCCGTCGTACAGATGGGCATTCCGGGCGTCGAGTACTTCGCACACCCCTGGGTGACGAATCCGCGGGCCGCCAAGGAAATGCTCTACACCGGCGATCGGATGCCCGCCCAGCGCGCCTACGAACTCGGCATGGTCAACCACGTCGTGCCAGCAGAGGATCTCGAGACTCGCACCCTCGAGATCGCGCGGCGCATGAGCGGCATGCCCCGCCTCGGGCTCGCCCTCACCAAGAAGGCCGTGAACCAGGCCGAGGACCTTCAGGGCCTGCGCGCCGGCATGGACTCGGTCTTCGGTCTGCATCACGCCGCGCACGCGCACAACGCCGAGACACACGGCGATTCACTCGCCGGCGTCGACGTGAAGCTCATCCGCAACCGCGCAGAGACGACCTAA
- a CDS encoding acyl-CoA dehydrogenase family protein codes for MNLDLTPDQQAFADEARLWLTANVPAEPLPSMDTADGFAAHREWERTLASDRWSVISWPEQYGGRDAGIIEWVLFEEEYYRAGAPTRVAQNGISLLAPIIFGHGTAEQQQRWLPGLADGSTIWAQAWSEPGAGSDLAAIRSTATRDEARGGWILNGQKIWSSRAVWAEMGFGLFRSDPEASRHSGLTYYTFPLVQDGITVRPIEQLDGGTGFAEIFFDDVFVPDSDVLGAPGAGWNVAMSTAGNERGLSLRSPGRFLAAADRLREQWTSTGAQDPHARDAVVDAWIGAEAYRLFTWNTVSRVLEGTDVGAEGSLNKIFWSELDRELHETGLRLRGPEAEVRSGAGIDGGHWVDDYLFALAGPIYAGTNEIQRNIIAERILGLPRGERRKN; via the coding sequence ATGAACCTCGATCTCACCCCAGATCAGCAGGCCTTTGCCGATGAGGCACGCCTTTGGCTCACCGCCAACGTTCCGGCCGAACCGCTGCCGTCCATGGACACCGCAGACGGCTTCGCGGCACACCGCGAGTGGGAGCGAACCCTGGCCTCCGACCGCTGGTCGGTCATCTCGTGGCCCGAGCAGTACGGCGGCCGCGATGCCGGCATCATCGAGTGGGTGCTCTTCGAAGAGGAGTACTACCGCGCCGGCGCACCGACCCGTGTGGCACAGAACGGCATCTCGCTGCTCGCTCCGATCATCTTCGGCCACGGAACCGCCGAGCAGCAACAGCGTTGGCTGCCCGGTCTTGCCGATGGCAGCACGATCTGGGCGCAGGCGTGGTCAGAACCCGGGGCAGGATCCGACCTGGCCGCGATCCGCAGCACGGCGACCCGCGACGAGGCACGCGGGGGCTGGATCCTGAACGGACAGAAGATCTGGAGCTCGCGCGCGGTCTGGGCGGAGATGGGCTTCGGTCTCTTCCGCTCGGATCCAGAGGCCAGCCGGCATAGCGGGCTCACCTATTACACCTTCCCGCTGGTACAGGACGGCATCACTGTTCGGCCGATCGAGCAGCTTGATGGCGGAACCGGTTTCGCGGAGATCTTCTTCGACGACGTCTTCGTGCCCGACTCCGATGTACTCGGCGCCCCCGGCGCCGGCTGGAATGTTGCGATGAGCACCGCGGGAAACGAGCGTGGCCTGTCGCTGCGCTCCCCCGGGCGCTTCCTCGCTGCAGCCGATCGACTGCGCGAGCAGTGGACCAGCACCGGAGCCCAGGATCCTCATGCCCGCGATGCGGTTGTCGATGCCTGGATCGGCGCCGAGGCGTACCGTCTCTTCACGTGGAATACCGTCAGTCGCGTGCTCGAGGGCACCGACGTCGGCGCCGAAGGCAGCCTGAACAAGATCTTCTGGTCGGAGCTTGATCGTGAGCTTCACGAGACTGGCCTGCGCCTGCGCGGGCCCGAGGCGGAGGTACGCAGCGGCGCAGGAATCGACGGCGGCCACTGGGTCGACGACTACCTCTTCGCCCTCGCCGGCCCCATTTACGCCGGCACCAACGAAATCCAGCGGAATATCATCGCCGAAAGAATCTTGGGCTTGCCCCGCGGCGAGCGGAGGAAGAACTAA
- a CDS encoding acyl-CoA dehydrogenase family protein produces MRFMQTDEQLAFAEAIDDIALGMGGTSLARAWGAGDSAPGLALWAQFTELGLGGLRISEDEGGMGGSAGDLIAVFERLGYHSVPGPYVETIALLPKLVTAEERTAIMGGAVATAAVPGIAPYALDADVAALRFVVDATQIRAARPLDALDSMSPQRHLFRLAPEGDGRSCDAAIVDAALDEATLAGSAQLLGAGDRLLREAVDYAKIREQFGRPIGEYQGLKHQLADVAVALAFARPLLWQAALAVDTDAPTRSRDISAAKVTTADAAALAARVSLQVHGAIGYTAEHDLSLWLTQVPALSAVWGTPAAHRARIAREILAS; encoded by the coding sequence ATGCGTTTCATGCAGACTGACGAGCAGCTCGCGTTCGCCGAGGCGATCGATGACATCGCCCTCGGAATGGGCGGCACCTCTCTGGCCCGTGCCTGGGGCGCGGGCGACTCCGCCCCCGGTCTCGCCCTCTGGGCACAATTCACCGAGCTTGGGCTCGGCGGCCTGCGCATCAGCGAGGACGAAGGCGGCATGGGCGGCTCCGCCGGCGACCTCATCGCCGTATTCGAGCGCCTCGGCTACCACTCGGTGCCGGGACCCTACGTTGAAACCATCGCCCTGCTCCCAAAGCTGGTTACTGCCGAAGAACGCACCGCAATCATGGGCGGCGCCGTCGCGACGGCGGCGGTGCCCGGTATTGCGCCGTACGCGCTCGACGCCGACGTGGCCGCCCTGCGCTTCGTCGTCGACGCGACACAGATCCGAGCGGCGCGACCACTCGACGCTCTCGACTCGATGTCGCCTCAGCGCCACCTCTTCCGGCTTGCCCCCGAGGGCGACGGCCGCAGCTGCGACGCCGCCATTGTCGATGCTGCACTCGACGAGGCCACCCTCGCCGGCTCGGCTCAGTTGCTCGGTGCCGGCGACCGGCTCCTGCGCGAGGCCGTCGACTACGCGAAGATCCGCGAGCAGTTCGGCCGCCCGATCGGCGAGTACCAGGGGCTGAAGCACCAGCTCGCGGATGTTGCCGTTGCACTCGCCTTCGCGCGGCCCCTGCTCTGGCAGGCCGCACTCGCCGTCGACACCGACGCCCCCACCCGTTCCCGCGACATATCGGCCGCGAAAGTGACCACCGCCGACGCTGCCGCGCTCGCGGCGCGCGTCTCGCTGCAGGTACACGGCGCGATCGGCTACACGGCCGAGCACGACCTCAGCCTCTGGCTCACGCAGGTCCCCGCGCTCAGCGCGGTCTGGGGCACCCCAGCCGCGCATCGTGCGCGTATCGCCCGCGAGATCCTGGCCAGCTGA
- a CDS encoding acyl-CoA dehydrogenase family protein has translation MQFELSDEQRELAEFIRELLSSKSDSASVRATIAHDAPFDAELWSVLCDQIGAASLAIPEEYGGAGYSTFETHIVLEELGYALTPSPYFGSVALAAQAVLASGNAEACARLLPSVADGSRIAALAWADPTGRWSPADVGVSAQETDGVWRLSGETPLVIDGIAADLVLVIAATPRGPALFELTDTGALTKESTPALDPALSFATYRFDASAATLLACEADTPFLDRLRDLALTALTAIQVGAAARGLDMTVAYSLQRAQFGRLIGSYQALKHRMADLHVRLETARTTSRAAAWAAANDSAELGQLASLAKTWCSDSLTAIASETIQLHGGIAITWEHDAHLVFKRAHATAQLFGSPGEQRARVAQSLGLDRTSA, from the coding sequence ATGCAGTTTGAGCTCAGCGACGAGCAGCGGGAGTTGGCGGAGTTCATCCGCGAGCTGCTCTCAAGCAAATCTGACAGCGCGTCGGTGCGGGCCACAATCGCGCACGACGCGCCCTTCGACGCCGAGCTCTGGTCGGTGCTCTGCGACCAGATCGGAGCGGCATCACTGGCGATCCCCGAGGAGTACGGTGGCGCCGGCTATTCGACGTTCGAGACACACATTGTGCTCGAAGAACTCGGCTACGCTCTCACCCCGTCGCCCTATTTCGGCTCGGTCGCCCTCGCAGCGCAAGCGGTGTTGGCCTCGGGAAACGCCGAGGCGTGCGCACGCCTCCTTCCCTCCGTCGCCGACGGATCCCGCATCGCGGCACTCGCCTGGGCCGACCCCACCGGCCGCTGGTCCCCCGCTGACGTCGGCGTCAGCGCGCAGGAGACGGACGGCGTGTGGCGGTTGAGCGGCGAGACTCCGCTCGTGATCGACGGCATCGCTGCGGACCTCGTGCTCGTCATCGCCGCCACCCCGCGCGGCCCGGCGCTGTTTGAGTTGACCGACACGGGGGCGCTGACGAAAGAGTCCACCCCGGCGCTCGACCCTGCATTGTCGTTCGCGACGTATCGATTCGATGCCAGCGCGGCGACGCTGCTCGCCTGTGAAGCGGATACCCCCTTTCTCGATCGCCTGCGCGATCTCGCGCTCACGGCGCTCACCGCCATCCAGGTGGGGGCTGCCGCACGCGGCTTGGACATGACGGTCGCCTACTCACTGCAGCGCGCCCAGTTCGGCCGCCTGATCGGCTCGTATCAGGCGCTCAAGCACCGCATGGCCGATCTGCACGTGCGACTTGAAACCGCCCGTACGACCTCGCGGGCCGCGGCCTGGGCGGCAGCGAACGATTCCGCCGAACTCGGCCAACTCGCCTCGCTCGCGAAGACCTGGTGCAGCGACTCACTCACTGCGATCGCGAGTGAGACCATCCAGTTGCACGGCGGCATCGCCATCACCTGGGAACATGATGCCCACTTGGTCTTCAAGCGTGCGCACGCCACGGCGCAGTTGTTCGGCTCCCCCGGCGAGCAGCGCGCCCGTGTGGCGCAGTCGCTCGGGCTCGACCGCACCTCCGCCTAG